The DNA segment AATGTAATAAAACCCTCCTACACTTCCCCAGTTAATTTGAATTAGTATAATATCGCAGTGTGGATAATAAGTTTCTCTAAACTCCTTTGCCTTTTGTGCATCAACTGTCCATATGAGTTTAACTCCACTAAATCCTTTTCCTGTAATTGTTTTTATGGAGAAAGGTTCACCAAATAATTTTACATCAACTTCTGGTTCCGTAATTGGAATTTCAGTTTCTACATTCGCCTCTCCAAATTTATAGATAAGCAAAGCAATGATGATTCTTTCACGAAGAGAGCCAACTTCCATCCCGATTTTTCCAGCTCTTGAACTCTCTAGCTCTGCAAGCTGAAATAAATACGGCAGCTTATTTTTAATCCTGTTTACGAGTCTTACATCCTCAAATATTTCTATTAATCTACTTGACATCTTCTATTCCTCCCTAAGCAAAATGTCGCCTAACTCATTTATATCCGCATTGCGGATATTATCTTGATTTAGTGTTATATCCGCAATACTGCGCATATAAATCCATCTAGACGTGATCATATTTCCTCTCTCCACAATATCATCAAGTGGACTTTTTATCCTCACTATGCTAACCTCACTCACATGTGTATAAATTTCAGTAGTTTTACTGCTCTTATGTTCACCCATATCCTGAATATACCTTAAGTACACGCCACTCTCCAAAAGATGTGTCGCAAAACTATGTTTTAGTGAATGAACTGTTACATATTCCTTTATTCCCGTCTTAAGGCATAAATGCTTGAATGTTGCCCGAACCGTTCTTGTAGAAATGTGTTTTCCCCTCCTTCCACCCTCCAATAATCACGCTAAAGGTCTATAAACTTTGAAATATTTTTTAAGAGCCTTTAGAGAATAATCCAAAAGAATAGTATCTCTGTCTTTTTTCCCTTTTGAACCTATTATATGTAACAAATTCCTTTCGATATTAGTATCCGCTGGCTTTAATCTTATAACTAATGACACCATTAGACCAGCAGAGTAATTCAATCTTAAAATTGTCTTGTGCTTAATATTGTTCACTGAATTAATGATTTTTACAACTCTCTTTAAAACAACTATTATTTTTAAATATTTCCTTAGACATTTGATCTCACATATAAAGTTACTATCTAAAAATTCTCCATTAATAACTCTTTAAAGCATTTATAATAATATTCTGAAAAGAAAATAATATTTCCCCCTTTTTTCAATCATATGTTAAAAATATTTTTTTATATATTAATAA comes from the Candidatus Neomarinimicrobiota bacterium genome and includes:
- a CDS encoding ThaI family type II restriction endonuclease — translated: MSSRLIEIFEDVRLVNRIKNKLPYLFQLAELESSRAGKIGMEVGSLRERIIIALLIYKFGEANVETEIPITEPEVDVKLFGEPFSIKTITGKGFSGVKLIWTVDAQKAKEFRETYYPHCDIILIQINWGSVGGFYYI
- a CDS encoding tyrosine-type recombinase/integrase, which translates into the protein MEGGRRGKHISTRTVRATFKHLCLKTGIKEYVTVHSLKHSFATHLLESGVYLRYIQDMGEHKSSKTTEIYTHVSEVSIVRIKSPLDDIVERGNMITSRWIYMRSIADITLNQDNIRNADINELGDILLREE